CGTGTAGGCTTCTTTAACCCGATCGCATCTGGTCAGGCTGAAGCTCTGCGTTTGGACCTGGATCGTATCAACCATTGGGTTGAGCTGGGTGCAACTGTTTCTGATCGCGTATCTGCGCTGATCAAAGAAGCTAAGAAAGCAGCTTAATCTGTCGCGGTGGTGGTTATTATGAGCAAGCAACTCAATCCAGTGGTTCCCGAACAGCCGATTGTACTCGGTAAAATGGGTTCAACTTACGGCATTCGCGGTTGGCTCAGAGTATTTTCATCCACCGAGAACGCCGAAAGCATTTTTGATTACCAGCCGTGGTTTATCCAGCAGGGTGGTAAGTGGCAGCATGTCGAGTTGGAAGACTGGAAGCGCCACAGTCAGGATCTGATCATTAAAGTTAAAGGTGTTGATGATCGGGATGCTGCGAATCTACTGACCAATTGCGAAATTGTCGTCGATTCCAAACAACTGCCTGAACTGGAAGAGGATGATTACTACTGGAAAGACCTTATGGGCTGTCAGGTAGTAACAACCGCGGGTTACGAACTAGGTAAAATCATCGATATGATGGAAACCGGTTCTAACGATGTGATGGTAGTGAAGGCAAACCTGAAAGATGCATTCGGTATGAAGGAGCGGTTGGTCCCGTTTCTTCATGGGCAGGTTATCAAGAATGTCGATCTCACTGCTCAACGTGTTGAAGTAGATTGGGATCCTGGTTTTTGACCTCCGAATTAAACGGCAAAGATGAGTGGAACAAAACAATGTGGATTGGTGTTATTAGCCTGTTTCCCGAGATGTTCCACGCAATAACCGATTACGGGGTGACTGGCCGGGCAGTAAAAAATGGCCTGCTGAGCGTGCAGTGTTGGAGTCCTCGTGACTTTACCTACGACCGGCATCGTACCGTGGATGACCGCCCATATGGTGGTGGCCCGGGAATGTTGATGATGGTGCAACCGCTAAGGGAAGCCATTCATGCAGCAAAAGCAGCGGCAGGCG
The sequence above is drawn from the Yersinia enterocolitica subsp. enterocolitica genome and encodes:
- the rimM gene encoding ribosome maturation factor RimM (Essential for efficient processing of 16S rRNA), with protein sequence MSKQLNPVVPEQPIVLGKMGSTYGIRGWLRVFSSTENAESIFDYQPWFIQQGGKWQHVELEDWKRHSQDLIIKVKGVDDRDAANLLTNCEIVVDSKQLPELEEDDYYWKDLMGCQVVTTAGYELGKIIDMMETGSNDVMVVKANLKDAFGMKERLVPFLHGQVIKNVDLTAQRVEVDWDPGF
- the rpsP gene encoding 30S ribosomal protein S16; protein product: MVTIRLARGGAKKRPFYQVVVTDSRNARDGRFIERVGFFNPIASGQAEALRLDLDRINHWVELGATVSDRVSALIKEAKKAA